One Desulfobacterales bacterium genomic region harbors:
- the selD gene encoding selenide, water dikinase SelD, with protein sequence MSDALAGLTRPDDPGLLVGFETSDDAAVYRLSDEIAMINTVDFITPPVDDPYWFGQISAANSISDVYSMGGRPLTALNVVMFPSKQLDMGLLKEILRGGHDKVNEAGACLVGGHSVDDREPKYGLCVSGVVHPERIITNAGAKPGDALILTKPLGSGVLFNAVRSGKFPFRELERDILPSLAALNGPAMEAALKFDLHACTDITGFGILGHLLEVAHGSNVRLIVRYQDLPFYPGAAEMYKKRETTGSNKANRTMVARHKLKMMTRLSKQQDELLYDPQTSGGLLLSLPGSQADGLIAALKIAGTPVAARIGEVVDEPTGIIVV encoded by the coding sequence CTGTCGGACGCGCTTGCCGGTCTTACCCGGCCCGATGATCCCGGCCTGCTGGTCGGTTTCGAGACCTCGGATGACGCTGCCGTCTACCGGCTTTCGGATGAAATCGCCATGATCAACACCGTGGATTTCATTACCCCGCCGGTGGATGATCCCTACTGGTTCGGCCAGATCTCGGCGGCCAATTCCATCTCGGACGTCTATTCCATGGGCGGCAGGCCGCTCACCGCATTAAACGTGGTGATGTTCCCGTCCAAACAACTGGATATGGGGTTGTTGAAGGAGATCCTGCGCGGCGGCCATGACAAGGTGAATGAGGCCGGGGCCTGCCTGGTGGGCGGCCATTCGGTCGACGACCGGGAGCCGAAGTACGGGCTCTGCGTAAGCGGGGTGGTACACCCGGAGCGGATCATCACCAATGCTGGGGCAAAGCCGGGCGACGCCTTGATCCTGACCAAGCCGCTGGGCTCCGGGGTGCTGTTCAACGCGGTGCGCTCCGGCAAGTTCCCTTTCCGGGAACTGGAACGGGATATCCTGCCCTCCCTGGCGGCGTTAAACGGACCGGCCATGGAAGCGGCCCTTAAGTTCGACCTGCATGCCTGTACCGACATCACCGGTTTCGGCATTCTCGGTCATCTGCTGGAAGTGGCCCATGGCAGTAATGTCAGGCTCATTGTCCGCTACCAGGATCTGCCCTTTTACCCGGGCGCGGCGGAAATGTACAAAAAAAGGGAAACCACCGGCAGCAACAAGGCCAACCGGACAATGGTGGCCCGGCATAAGCTTAAGATGATGACGCGGTTGTCAAAACAGCAGGATGAACTGCTGTATGATCCGCAGACCTCGGGCGGGCTGCTGCTCTCCCTGCCCGGCAGCCAGGCCGACGGACTGATCGCGGCCCTCAAGATTGCCGGTACTCCGGTCGCCGCCCGTATCGGTGAGGTGGTTGACGAGCCGACCGGCATCATTGTGGTGTGA
- a CDS encoding IscA/HesB family protein: MIELTELAAKKLSAYLAENNIDSPVRVAVMNGCGGPSLGLAIDRRKKGDTAVDLDGLRVIMDTTLLNECGRTRVDFKPPSGCSGGGFVVTSETPLPGSGDNCGGSCSSSSCGC, encoded by the coding sequence ATGATTGAACTTACCGAACTGGCGGCAAAAAAACTGTCCGCCTATCTTGCTGAAAACAACATTGACTCACCGGTGCGGGTGGCGGTGATGAACGGCTGCGGCGGTCCTTCACTGGGGCTGGCCATTGACCGGCGCAAAAAAGGCGACACTGCCGTGGACCTTGACGGCCTGCGGGTGATCATGGACACCACCCTGCTCAATGAATGCGGCCGGACCAGGGTTGATTTCAAGCCCCCGTCCGGTTGCAGCGGGGGCGGTTTCGTCGTTACCTCGGAGACGCCCCTGCCCGGCTCTGGCGACAACTGCGGCGGCTCCTGTTCGAGCAGCAGCTGCGGCTGTTGA
- a CDS encoding LysR family transcriptional regulator, with product MPGERNMDLHRLEVFCKVVELQSFTRAGEAIYLSQPTVSEHIRSLEETLDERLVDRLNRKVLPTPAGRILYQYARRILRLRQEAMQAIKAYRGKIAGLLALGAGTIPGTYYLPECIGVFKRSYPALQINLKISGSRLVADEVLQGDLEAGVIGARWSDSGLEWEEIFFDELVLTVFPQHRWAERESIVLSELEREPFILRERYSGTRKVMTDILERHGFKLNRLGVVAEMSATEAVRQSIKAEIGVSILSRQAISADLESGALKVVTIKGIEFFRPFYLITPRNRELSPGCAIFLDHLRAESKVLFHGVV from the coding sequence ATGCCCGGGGAAAGGAATATGGATCTGCACCGGCTTGAAGTTTTCTGCAAGGTGGTGGAGCTGCAGAGCTTTACCAGGGCCGGGGAAGCGATTTATTTATCGCAGCCCACGGTAAGCGAGCATATCCGCAGCCTGGAGGAAACGCTGGACGAAAGGCTGGTTGACCGGCTCAACCGGAAGGTACTGCCCACTCCGGCCGGCCGGATCCTCTATCAATATGCCCGGCGGATCCTGCGGCTGCGGCAGGAGGCGATGCAGGCGATCAAGGCCTATCGGGGGAAGATCGCCGGTCTTCTCGCGCTGGGGGCCGGCACCATCCCGGGGACATATTACCTGCCCGAGTGCATCGGTGTTTTCAAGCGCAGCTATCCGGCCCTGCAGATCAATCTGAAGATCTCCGGCTCCCGCCTGGTTGCCGACGAGGTGCTCCAGGGAGACCTGGAAGCAGGGGTTATCGGCGCCAGGTGGAGCGATTCCGGCCTGGAATGGGAAGAGATCTTTTTCGATGAACTGGTGCTCACGGTTTTTCCGCAACATCGCTGGGCTGAACGGGAAAGCATCGTTCTGAGCGAACTGGAACGGGAACCGTTCATCCTCCGGGAGCGCTACTCCGGCACCCGCAAGGTTATGACCGATATCCTGGAACGGCACGGTTTCAAGCTGAACCGTCTCGGCGTGGTTGCGGAAATGAGCGCCACCGAGGCGGTGCGGCAGAGCATCAAGGCGGAGATCGGGGTTTCGATCCTCTCCCGCCAGGCGATATCCGCGGACCTCGAGTCCGGGGCCCTGAAGGTCGTCACCATCAAGGGGATCGAGTTCTTTCGCCCCTTTTATCTTATAACGCCCCGCAACAGGGAACTTTCGCCCGGCTGCGCCATTTTCCTGGATCACCTGCGGGCTGAAAGCAAGGTCCTGTTTCACGGGGTGGTATAG